GTAGGAGGAAAACTATGGTAAATTGCAGTCTCAAGAAGGTTTTACTACCTGTTGATAAAAGTGAAAATTCTTTGAGAGCCGTTAAGTTTGCAGGAAACTTTCTTAGAAACTTTCAGTTTGAAAACATAACCCTTTTTTATGTGATGACAGGTGGATATTTAAGTGAGCACATGAAAAACCTTGATTTTAGGGCAGAACTTATAAAAAATTCAGAAATTATAACGAAAATTAAAAAGAGACACGTGGAAGAAAACATAATGCCCTTTTTATCTGAGTATGAAAACGTGCTTAAAAACGCTGGTATCACCGGGTTGATAGAAAAGAAGGTTGATGAAGGAGACCCGGGAAATAAGATAATTGAATTTGCAGAAAGGGAAAATTTTCAGACTGTAATCCTTGCAAGAAGAGGTATCTCGGAAATAAAAAGCTATTTTCTTGGAAGTGTATCCAACAAAGTTTTACATGGGTTGACCAATCGAAACATTTATCTTGTGGGAGAAAAAGAAGGCCCTATTCTTGACATTTTAGTTCCTGTCGATGGTTCCGAGTATTCCATGAAGGCAGTAGAGCATGCAGTGTGTATCACCAAGTACATCAAGGATATAAGGAAGGTAACCCTGTTAAGGGTTATCAATCTTTCTCTTTACCT
Above is a genomic segment from Thermodesulfobacterium commune DSM 2178 containing:
- a CDS encoding universal stress protein, producing MVNCSLKKVLLPVDKSENSLRAVKFAGNFLRNFQFENITLFYVMTGGYLSEHMKNLDFRAELIKNSEIITKIKKRHVEENIMPFLSEYENVLKNAGITGLIEKKVDEGDPGNKIIEFAERENFQTVILARRGISEIKSYFLGSVSNKVLHGLTNRNIYLVGEKEGPILDILVPVDGSEYSMKAVEHAVCITKYIKDIRKVTLLRVINLSLYLERIQSGIDPEEEAKEILDKAKKRFLEQGIKEELVETKISVGFPKDEVVKEINQVVYNLIIMGRKGRSALKDLVLGGVSSAVINKCLEPTIAIINL